GGCTGGAGTGGCAACACGACCGAACACACCAGAAATTCTTGGCATAGCTGCCTAACTTGGGTATCGGATATCAAACCTAAACGCAGCCATATATCTAGTCCTTCTAATAACTGAGGATGGGAGGATGGCAATCTAATTTCAAATTTTAGCGGGCGCTCAAGGGGCGATGACATAAGCGGCAGCGGTATCAGTATATACTTTAAGTAGATTTCAATTAAAGTATATTTTGGTTCTAATTGTGCCACTTATTAGGCTAATTGATATTAATTTTTAACCTCCGAGCGATATTCAAATGCCAATTGTCTGCTTTTAGGTTCCGCATTGCAGTCTTTAAAGCGCAAGACCCATACGTATCTTTGGTTTAGGAAGATTTTTTTAGTTTCCAGAGAAAGTCATTTATCTGCTGTAAGTTGGAGTTATAAATTTTCTCAATTCCAGCTTTTAAGAAGTCAGAGGGCTTGAACAAGAATATGTCAGTAAAACCATTAGTAATCTGTGGCAACTTATTTTTATCTACAACTTGAAATCTTACTTTCGGATCGACTAAATGACCAAACATTTGTATTGATGCAATTATGTTCTCATTACTAACATCAGTAATTAATAGTGGCTTATTACCTTGACTAATAATTTTAGCAATTTCAGGATATTCCTGGTATTTTTCAGGAAGTTTGTTCCACCACATTTGAGTTTGAGAGTGGAGTATACAAGATATAATTCCGCCCATAATGACTAAACCTACTAGAAGTGACCAGAGCTTTTTTTGCCAAACTTTAATATAAACAGAGGTGAGTTTGGTGGTAAACAGGTAAGCAACAGCTAACTGTATACCTAAAACAGAAGGAAGTGTATATCGACTAGTAGCGTATCGCTTTTGAAAGACGAAATCTACTATTAGTAGTGGAAGCCCTACAGACCCAATCAAGGTTAAGACAAATAACCAAACTTCTTTAGAGGTTCTTCGACAGAGAACATAAATCGAGTAAATTACTATAGCTAAAATAACTAAAATAAAAGGAATTAATGCAATCTTAAGTTTTCCTGGATCGCTAGGGCTAATACCTAAATCAAGAAATGTGCGACTAAAAATACCAGCCCATCTTGCAGATGACGCGAATAATCCTTGTTTAGAATTCGCCCAATCTATTGCTTCTTCATGAGAGTTGGTAATAATAATCCAAATCCAAGGTACAAAAGTTATAAAGCCCGTAAGCGATGATAGCAGGTAATAAATCGATGTTTTAGTCAATCGGAAGCGTTCGATTGCAATTACATAAATCCCTTGTGCTAAAGCAATCAAGGTAAAAAATATATGAGTATAAAAGCCTAGCACCAATGTTGCTGTATAAATGCACCAACTAACCTTTGTTTGAAGGCGCATGGCTCGCAACAGCGCTAGGCTCGATATTAATATGGCTACTATCCATAAACTGTATGCCCGTGCTTCTTGTGCATACACTACATGAATAGGTGAAACAGCTACCAAAGCAATGGCTACCCACCCTATTCGTGAAGACTCAAATAATTCTTTACATAGCCAATAAAGACAAGGAAAAGTGAGTAGACTAATAAATGCCGAAAAACTCCTTGTTACTGTTACAGAATTGCCAAACAATTCTACCCAAAACTGGGTCATCAAAATGTATAGCGGCAAAATCTGTGAGTCTTCTAAAATAATCCCTTTAATTGTATCAATTGTGTTTTTCTCAGGATTAGGATACTGGTATTTATCCAAATCTTGTATGCTGAATAAATGGCCATCCGTTAACTGCTTGTGTAGCTCTAACTGTGTATAGCCAGATATGCGTAATGATGAGAAAACTTCATCAGGCCAATAGATTTTTTTGTCAATATTGACGAATCGAAAAAATACACCTATTACTAATAAAATAATGACTAAAAAACGTAACCAAGATTGAGAAATATTCCAGTTCTGTGACAATTCTTTTTTCATACAGGTTTCAATCTCTTCAAAGCCTTAATAATCATTTATCCCATCTCAAAATCAATTAAATATAATTAACTTTTTCTTTATTGATTCTTCCTCCATTAATTGATAGTAATTCGCATTTAAAATTACTATCAATTTTAAGGTATAACATTCAGTTAGAAAATTAATAACAAAGGTTTAAAATGTTTTTTATAGTCGTTTTTCTAACTATTCGTGTTTAGCATAACAGTTAGAAGCTAGCAAGTAAACACCTGAATAACTTTTCTCAGGTTAACACTTAAGTAGTATCGAGTTTTATATAAATATTTTAATTTTAGCTAAAGATATCGTATGTCTATAGAATAATTTGGAAGATGTTGAAGCTTTTGGCAACATTATCCCATATTCAATACAATTGTTTATCTGTCATCGTATAGTATAAATTAATCTAGATTTAACATACTTGCGTTAAAAATAAAAAGATTTGATAAATTTTAGATGAGAATACTATAAATATGTCTACGAGTAAAATTGAAACCAAAGGTGTATTAATGTTTGTTTCAACCTTACCCAAGGATTGAAAACTGAAGGTGTCCAGGTAGAGATGAGAGTAAGCGCCTTGTTTGGCTACTTCCTTGGCTATTTAGCACGAGTTTGCGTTGATCCCATACCTTCAGGAGACCCCGATCGTAACTGTAATAAGCTTCGTGGGAAGTTTACATCTTTAACCTCGTAGTACAACTACTACCCAGAGAATTGTTAAACCTTCATCTGGTTGGTATGTTATGTAATGCTAACCTTGTAATGGGATGCTTAACTTTAGCGATCGCTACTCAATAAATCGAGCTGAAACTAGTTGCGATCGCCAAACCAACCAAGAATTGATCGTCAAAGCGTTGATTGAGTCGCTAGCCTCATGTCATTTTGCCACCTTCTATACTTATTGCCTTCACTTTGTCTCTTCCAGTAATAGAATTAAGGACGAAGCCTTGGTAAAGCTTTCAACTATCACAAAGATAGAAGCTGTAGTAGCAGATTTGGCCAAATGTCAGGAAATCAAAATCTGTATCCCAAAATAGGCCCTTAGTATAGTAGCATATAAAACGCTTGTAAGATTTTTATGACTTCCCGTATTCGCTTTTTGATGTGTCCTCCTGACCACTACGATGTAGACTATGTGATTAACCCCTGGATGGAAGGGAATATTCACAAATCATCGCGCGATCGCGCCGTGGAACAGTGGCAGGGATTACACCAGATCCTTAAACAACACGCCATTGTAGACTTAGTATCACCCCAAAAAGGTTGGCCTGATTTAGTTTTTACCGCCAACGCTGGCTTGGTACTGGGGGAAAATGTCGTACTCAGTCGCTTTTTACATAAAGAACGCCAGGGAGAGGAACCTTTCTTCAAAGAATGGTTTGAGCAAAATGGTTATATAGTCAATGAACTTCCTAAAGATTTGCCCTTTGAAGGTGCAGGAGATGCACTACTAGATCGAGAAGGACGCTGGTTATGGGCGGGATACGGTTTCCGTTCAGAATTAGATTCTCACCCTTATTTAGCTAAATGGCTGGATATTGAGGTTCTCTCTCTGCGACTCATAGACGAACGTTTTTATCACTTGGATACCTGTTTTTGTCCGTTAGCAAATGGCTATTTGCTCTACTATCCAGGTGCTTTTGATTCTTACTCCAACCGCTTAATTGAAATGCGAGTCGCACCAGAAAAGCGAATCGCAATTGCTGAAGCCGATGCAGTTAACTTCGCTTGTAATACAGTGAATGTGGACAGCATTGTGATCATGAACAAGGCGAGTGATGCTTTGAAAACCCGCCTTGCAGATGTGGGTTTCCAAGTGCTGGAAACACCACTGACGGAATTTCTCAAAGCTGGTGGTGCAGCTAAATGCTTAACTTTGCGCGTAACGGAACCAGTTAGGGATGAAATTCATGCCAATGTCTCGGTAGAAAGCCGAATCATTCGCATGGAAGGACACTTACTTGATGCTGGCTTAATTAACCGCGCCTTGGATTTGATTATAGATGCCGGGGGAAGTTTCCAAGTCTTGAATTTCAACTTGGGAGAACAACGCCAAAGTACCTCTGCCGCAGAAGTGAGAGTATCAGCACCATCCCATGAGGTGATGGAAGAAATCATTTCCCGATTAATTGATTTGGGTGCTGTAGATTTACCCCATGATGAGCGAGACGCGATCTTGGAACCTGTGATCCAAAATGGTGTAGCGCCCGATGATTTCTACGTCAGTACAATTTATCCTACCGAAGTGCGGATTAATGGGCAATGGATAAAGGTAGAAAATCAGCGGATGGATGGCGCGATCGCAATTACTCAAACTCCCTCTGGTTTAGTAGCTAGGTGTAAAATACTACGAGATTTAGAAGTTGGCGAACGAGTAATTGTAGACGTACTAGGTATCCGTACTATTCGCAAAACGGAATCGCGCGAACAACGCAGCACCCAAGAATTCAGCTTTATGTCGGCGGGCGTTTCCAGCGAACGACGCGTGGAATTGGTGGTTGAACAAGTCGCTTGGGAATTACGGAAAATCCGCGATGCTGGCGGTAAGGTAGTTGTTACGGCTGGGCCCGTGGTGATTCACACTGGTGGCGGCGAACACTTGGCGCAACTGGTTCGGGAAGGATACGTGCAAGCGCTGCTGGGTGGTAATGCGATCGCAGTTCACGACATCGAGCAAAATATCATGGGCACTTCCTTGGGTGTGGACATGAAGCGGGGTGTCGCCGTTCGTGGTGGACACCGCCATCACCTAAAGGTAATTAATAGTATCCGTCGTTATGGCAGCATTCCCAAAGCTGTGGAGGCGGGGGCAATTAAGAGTGGCGTGATGTATGAGTGCGTCCACAATAATGTACCTTTTGTGCTTGCGGGATCGATTCGGGATGATGGGCCTTTGCCTGATACCCAAATGGATTTGATTCAGGCGCAGGAGCAATATGCTAAACACCTAGAAGGTGCGGAGATGATTTTGATGCTGTCATCGATGCTGCACTCCATTGGTGTGGGAAATATGACTCCGGCGGGAGTGAAGATGGTGTGTGTGGATATTAATCCAGCTGTGGTGACTAAGTTAAGCGATCGCGGTTCTGTAGAATCGGTGGGTGTGGTGACGGATGTGGGATTGTTCCTGAGTCTGTTGATTCAGCAGTTGGATAAGTTGACAAGTCCCTATGTTAATAAGGTAGGTTAAGAGACGAACCGCAGAGGCGCAGAGGACGCAGAGAAAGGGAGATGACAAGAGTAGCTTTCAGGGAAGAGTTTCAGGTTAATTGGGTAAGTTTGATTGCTGATTTCTTGTTAGTAGGGATGGTTTTTGGCCCGCCAATTGCTCCCTTTCTGGCTGCGTCTGGAGTGTCTTTGCTTCCTGGGATTGCGGACATCATTTATTTCATGGGTAATCATGTGTGTCCGCAACCAACTATGGGGTTAGATTTGGCACCACCATATATTATGGCTGTGTGTATGCGCTGTTACGGCACTGTCACGGGTTTGCTGATTACTCGCCTGCTGTATGGAATAACTGGTGGTAAAGGATTTTACTGGTTAAGTCAGTATGGATGGAGTGGTGTGGCGATCGCCAGTGTGCTGATGATGGCTTATCCTTTAGAATTGGCAGCACAAATTTTCGGTTTGTGGAGTTTTAATAATTATCTAGTTACACCTTTTGGGTTGATTACGGGTTTAGCGTGGGGATTGTTTACTATGCCCATTTTCCACGGGTGGCGAGGTGCTAAAACTAGCTTGGATAGATTTTAGTCTGACTCCTAATTTCTTCTTCAAATCAGCATCCCAGCAATACAAGCGGTGATAAAACCCGCCAACGATCCGCCAATCATCGATCTTACACCCATACGAGCTAAATCATGTTGGCGATTAGGTGCTATCCCAGTAATACCGCCAATGGTAATGCCAATTGAACCTATATTTGCAAAGTTACATAAGGCGTAAGTCGCAATAATTACTGCACGTTGGGAAATTTTACCATTTTCAATTAGTGCCTTCAAATCCAAAAAAGCAATAAACTCATTGAGAATTGTCTTTGTACCCAACAAAGCCCCCACTTGCTGACAATCAGCCCAAGGTACGCCCATTAACCACGCTACGGGAGCCATAAAAATAGACAAAATCAACTGTAATGACAGTTGCGGCAAACCCACAAATGTCCCCAACCATCCCAGGAGTGCATTTAAAGCAGCCAATAATCCTAAAAAGGCGATAATTATTACCCCAACATTAACCGCTAGCTTCACGCCGTCAATTGCTCCAGCTGTAGCAGCATCAATTGCATTTACATAATTGGTTTTTACCTCTGCCTTTACTTCACCAAGTGTCTCTGATACTTCTGTTTCTGGATACAGCAATTTTGATACTACCAATGATGTGGGAGCAGTCATAAAAAAAGCGGCAATTAGATGTTCTGCTGGTATTCCAAAAGAAAGATATGCCCCTAGTACTCCACCTGCAATTGTGGCAAAACCACCCGTCATCACGGCATGAAGTTCTGATTGCGTCATCTTCGCTATATAAGGTTTAACCATCAGCGCTGACTCTGTTGGCCCTAAAAAGATGTTACCCGCACAGGATAAAGATTCAGAACCCGATGTTTTCAACGTCTTCGTCATTACCCACGCCATCACATTTACCACTCGCTGTAAAATGCCGTAGTAATATAAGACACTTATAAAGGCAGAGAAAAAGATAATTGTCGGCAGCACTTGGAAGGCAAAGAAATGATCCTTAAAATTTTCTCCAAAGACAAATTTGGCACCAACATCAGAAAAAGCTAAAAATTTGCTGACAAAATCTCCCAGAAATTTAAACACAGTCAAACCCCAAGGAGTTTTAAGAATCACGATTGCCAATGCAAATTCTAATCCCAAACCCCATGCCACTATGCGCCAACGCACCGCTTGACGATTAACCGAAAAAGCGTAGGATATACCGATAAAAACTAAGATTCCTAACGCAGAGATGGCGCGTTCCATATTTACTCCCAAAAAAGTATCGCTAAGGCACTTGGACACAAAGCATACACAAAAATCTGCCTTGTTTTGTGGCTTTGTAGTCAATAACTAGAGTTTTGGTGCTGTAAACAAGAAATTAGCGATCGCAAATTCATATCTTGTTACAAAACCGTGTTTATTTGTGTTTCACAATCCCATAACTGTGCGATAATGTGCTTCAATTTGCGCGACGGTTTCAGACTTGCGCTTTGTCTCCCATTGACTGCGATTAAATAATTCTTGCCGCAATTCATCAACGTTAATTGTGGTAACTTTACCATCAGCAACAATTTGCTTGCCATTCACCCAAACACTATCAACAACATTATTAGGACGACCTAAAACTAATAAACCAATAGGATCTGTACGCGGAAGCAATGATAAATTAGTGAGGTCATAAAGTACTAAATCTGCTTGTTTGCCCACACTGAGAGAACCGAGATTATCTGCAAGATTCAATCCTTTTGCACCTCCTAAAGATGCCATCTCTACTGCTTGCCGGGGTGTAATCCAGTGTTGATAATCTGAGTCTGTAATATTATGTAAAATAGAACCCATTTTAATGGCTTCTAGCAAATCTTGAGAGTCATTACTTGAAGCACCATCGCAACCGAAAGTTACATTTACTCCAGCTTGGCGATATTTTAAAATGGGGGCGATGCCACTACCTAAACGTAGATTGCTTAAGGGATTATGAACAACTGTAGATTGAGTTTCGGCGAGGATGGCGATATCCGCATCATTTAACCAAACGCAATGAGCTAGAGTTGTGCGATCGCTCAAAAACCCGATTCTTTTCAAATGTTCCACGGCAGTACAACCGTACTTTTCTTGAGCGAGTTTTTCCTGTGCCCTAGTTTCGAGTAAATGGGAGTGACGACAAAGATTATAGCGATCGCTTAACTCGATGCATCCCGCAAATAAAGCATTACTACACAATTGTATCCCCGTTGGTGCTACCAAAATATTTACACCTTCATCTGGACGATGAAACTGCCTCACCGCCTCTTCGATAATTTCCAATGTTGCCGCAGTTGAACGATGATAAGGTTCATGAGTTCTTGCTGATTCCCCAGATGGAATACCTGCGCTGAGGGATTCATCTTGAATTAAGGGGGCGATAAAGGCGCGAATCCCAACTTCTCTGTAAGCGCGGGTTGCAGTGGCGATCGTTTCTAACTCAAGTCCGGGAATTAACACCAGGTGATCTACTACACTCGTACCGCCAGAAAGCAAGGTTTCTACCGCAGTACCCAAGGCGCTGAGATAAACCTGTTCAGTGTCGAGGGGGGCAAAATCATACAGTTCCGCCAACCATAATTCTAAAGGCAAAACTGACATGATTCCCCGTTGCCACATCTCTGATGAGTGGGTGTGAGCGTTGAAAAAGCCAGGTAGCAGCAGTTTGTTTTTGCCATCTATGACAGTGCCGATTACTGGTAGATTGGGGGCAATAGCTGCAATTGCCCCATCTACAATCTGTACATCTACCGTCGCATAATCATCGCTGGCGGCAATTAAAACATTCTGAATAGTGAAACTTACCATATTTAACCTTGATTAAGTAATTGTATTTTCAACTGAATTTCAAGTTACAAGATAGAAAATGGTGTAGGGTATTACAATTTTATGAATTTGCCTTTTCGGACATTGGGAGTCTCACCAAATGCGTGGACAGTGAATGATGCGATCGCAGATATCACCCGTCCTCAAAAACCCCCACAACCCGTTATTTTATCAACAGAAACTAAAACCCTGCGTTTAGACTTGGCAAAAGCCGCTATCCTCGTCATTGATATGCAAAACGACTTCTGTCACCCTGATGGCTGGTTAGCGCATATTGGCGTGGATGTAACTCCAGCACGTCAGCCTATTAAACCTTTGAATAACTTACTTCCAGAACTTCGTGACGCGGGTGTTCCAGTCATTTGGATAAATTGGGGGAATCGCCCTGACTTACTCAATATTAGTGCTGGTTCGCGTCATGTCTATAACCCCACAGGGGCAGGCGTGGGATTAGGCGATCCCCTACCAAGTAATGGTGCAAGAGTCCTAATGGCGGGTAGTTGGGCTGCGGCAGTAGTAGATGAACTAGAACAGGTTCCTGAAGATATTCGTGTGGACAAATATCGCATGAGTGGGTTTTGGGATACCCCATTAGATAGTATCTTGCGGAATCTGGGAAGCACAACATTATTTTTTGCTGGTGTTAATGCCGATCAGTGCGTGCTAGCTACCTTATGTGATGCTAATTTCTTAGGATATGACTGCGTGTTAGTTAAAGATTGTAGCGCTACGACTTCGCCTGAATATTGTTGGCTAGCAACGTTGTACAATGTTAAACAATGCTTTGGTTTTGTCACTGACTCCCAAGAGATTTTAACAGCGCTGCAAAAGAGTGAGGAGTGATTAGATTTTAGATTTTTCCTTCAATCCAAAATTCAAAATTGGTTGAATGAGGAGTATTTAGTGTTTAGTAATTAATGATTTTGTCATTTATACAACTTAAAACTTACGTATAACCCACGCGGTAGGGGCAATTAATTCATGGATTTTCCCTACCTGAAAATCTTTCTTGGTGGCTATTGTTTGCATCATTTCTGACAACTCATAACTGACATATTCAAGACTAAGATTTTAGGAATTTTCATACCCATCGATAACTTTAGAGGGGATAAATAAATGTACGCTACTCGTTGTGTAATTCCGGTTATCAAATCTCCTAAAGATTACCAAGTATATCGCATTAGTCCCAATGACTCTAATCGATTAGCAATTATTTTCGATTCGACAAATGCTAATACTTCCTTAACTTGCTGTATAGAAATTTTTGATGTCGGTGGACAAACACCACCAAATCGCCATCAGTGGGCGGTGGAAATGTTTTTTGTCCTCAAAGGGGAAGCGATCGCTATGTGTGACGGCAAGAGTGCCACTATCAAAGCTGGAGATAGTTTATTAGTGCCTCCAACTGGGACTCATTTGATTAAAAATACTGGTTCTACTCGCTTGTATACGTTGACTGTCATGGTTCCCAACGAAGACTTTTCCGAATTGATTCGCAGTGGCATTCCATCGGAGTTAGATGCAGAAGATATGGCTGTACTAGGGAGATTGAATACTTTGATGCCCTGTTAAATTAATTCATAATTGACTGAGATAGAAAGTGGAAAGTTATCTTATTCCCAGTCATAGACTGGGAATAACTAATGTGAGTTTTCTTTTTTTGAGATTTAGCTACGAACTTTTGTGAGGATTTTTTGCGAATAAAACGAAGCCGATTCTTCGTTTTTGGAGCAATCTTGTGCGAACTTAATCAAATGATGCCCCACAAGTCCGACGTGAATCAAGTTTTCAATATCACCTGCTTTCAGCGCTGGCTTGGCCATTTTCCAGAAAGTCTGACGATAGTTACTAAATAAGCCTATCCGCAGCAAAATGTTAGTTAAATAAGTTAAACCTTTGCGAATATTAGCCCCAGAAGTGCGAGCAGGACTGTTAGGTACTTCAATGCGATTTGGATATGTGTGTTCCATATTGTAAGCAAACCGCTCATATAAAAATTCCGGCTCATAAGCAGTTGTGATGCAGCGCCGCCACATCTCGACAACTTGCTCGTAGGGCATCAAAAACTCAACATTTGATTCCCGGCTTTCATCAAATACGAGTCGTCCTTCTGCTTCTAACCTCCGCCATAACGGAGTTCTAGGCAAAGCATGAAGTAGATTAATTGTCAACATGGGAATTTGAGATGCCCGAATAAATTCGATAATTCGGTCTGCTGTTTCTGGTGTATCTGTATCTAACCCGATAATGATTCCTGATACTACTTCCATGCCATAGCTATTTAAAACCTGAATTGCTTTTAAAATTGGCATACTCAGATTTTGATCTTTGGAAATGGCATGGAGAGCATCTGGTTCAGGTGTTTCGATACCGCAAAAGATCGTGCAGAAATAGGCTTCGCGCATCATCTCCAGCAGTTTTGGGCTTTGAGCTAGGTTGAGGGTTGCTTCACAAGCAAACTGGATGGGGTAGCCATTGCGTTTTTGCCAGTCAATCAGGTGAGGAAGTAACTTCATGGCAGCGCGGCGATCGCCAACAAAGTTATCATCGACAAAATACACTGCCCCCATATTGCCAGATTGTCGCATTGCATCTAGCTCGGCAACCACTTGCTCTGGTGTTTTCATCCGGGGACTGTTGCCATAGAGTTCTGGAATATCACAAAACTCGCAGCGATAAGGACAACCGCTAGAAAACTGCACATTTGCTAAGAAATAATCATCGATATCCAGCAAATGATAAGCTGGAGTTGGAAACTCTGTTAAAGGTAAACGTTCCTTCGTTTCAAAGCGGATTTGCCTTTGAGGACGTTCTAAGTTTTGGTCTAGATACTCGATCATGCGATCGCTAGCATCTCCCAACTCACCCAAATGTAAAATGTCAAATTCAGGATAATATTCTGGACACCCAGATACCGAAGGGCCACCCACCACTGTGATTTTCCCGGCTCGATGGGCAAGCTCATTAATTTGATTAATCTGTGGTTTTTGGATATGCATTCCACTCACAATTACCGCATCAGCCCATTGGTAATCAGCCCTGGTTGCTGATTTGACATTCTCATCAATAAACCGCACTTCCCATTTTTGAGGTAAATAGGCAGCCACAATTAAAATACCTTGGGGTGGCATAAAAGCCCGGACATTACCCATCAGTGGGTAGGCATGATGAAAAGTACCAAAGGAGCGGCTGTATTTAGGAAAGATGCAAAGAATGCGTCGATGGTTCGAGGGAACGTAGCTGGTTCTCTTAGTGTTAGAAGCGGTTTTGGAATCGGCCGCTATATAAGTTGGATTCTCTAAAGACTTAAGATTTACGGTCATCGCAAATTTCACCCCAGAAGACTGAGCAGTTAATTTGACAATTTATTGACACAATTCAGTGATAATTCCAACTAGCTTACCGCGATCCTTCAGAAGTTTTTAACTGTAAAATATAAAATTCCTCCTAGAGGGGTATGATTCACCCTTTCTCAGAATGCAGTTTTGCAATTACCGATGCGTTTGAGTCGCCAGATTCTGGCTTATGAGTTAATTCATCTAGAATGCTTAGGAAAAAAGTAGTTACCGATATAGTTGGTTATATGTTGGTATATTTGGTACTATTTTACCTAGCATCAATTTTATGGAAGAAATTTCTCAAACGCCTTTTCTATGAAAAGAAGACAAATTTTTGGCTTATTGGGTATAGCAGTTGCTGGTTTGCTCCTGGCAATTGGTTTACCGTTAGTTAATCCTTCTGCTGTAATAGCACAGTCAAACAGTACTATCCTCGTCTCCGCAGCCGCCAGCTTAAAAGAGGCACTAGAGGAAATTAAGCCTTTGTACCAACAAAGTAAATCAGATGTCAACATTACTTATAATTTTGGGGCTTCTGGTGCCTTGCAGCAACAGATCGAGCAAGGTGCCCCGGCAGATATCTTTATCTCTGCTGGCAAAAAGCAAGTGGATGCCCTAGAACAAAAAGGACTTTTGGTAACAGGTAGCCGTGCTAACTTGGCAAATAACCGTCTAGTCTTGATTGTGGCTCAGGATGTTGTTGGCATCACTAGTTTCTACAATTTAACAGATAGTAAGATTAAAAAAATTGCGATCGGTGAACCTAGAAGTGTACCCGCCGGTCAATATGGGGAGCAAGTCTTAAAGAAATTGAAACTTTATAATCAGGTAAAGCCCAAATTAGTCTTTGCTAACAATGTGCGTCAAGTTTTGGCAGCAGTAGAAAGTGGTAACGCTGAAGCGGGTTTAGTTTATGCTACTGATGCCAAAATTTCCAACAAGGTAAAAGTCGTAGTTGCTGCTGACGATAAGTTTCACTCACCGATTGTCTATCCAATGGCAGTAATTAAAAGCAGTAAAAATATTCCAGCAGCCAAAGAGTTTATCCAGTTTTTATCTGGCAGTGAAGCCAAGACTGTACTCAAAAAATATGGGTTTCTTGTAAGTTAGAAAGAGGCTTAAGAGGTTATTTGAATAAGTGTTTCGCTGTGACTTGAGGCACTATTAGATCCCCCTAAACCCTTTAAAAAGGGTTGGAGAATCTTTTGTACGTAAGTCCTAAAGGAAAATAACCAATGCCCCATACCCTTTAATACAAAGACTTAATCCACCGCCATTCCTGTGTCAAGCCATCTCTCAGGGAGACTTGTGGCTGATATCCCAGAATTTTCTGCGCTTTAGATACATCAGCAGCAGTGTGGCGTGCATCTCCCATCGCTTTTTCTATGTGGTTTCTTTTGATTGGTTTGCCAACGATTTCTTCAATCGTATCTAAGACTTCTGCTAAAACCACCCTGCTACCACCACCGATATTAAAAATTTCTCCCACTGCTTGGGGTGTGGAAGCAGCGGCTAAATTGGCCGCGACTATATCACCAACAAATGTAAACTCCCGCGT
The Nostoc punctiforme PCC 73102 genome window above contains:
- a CDS encoding cysteine hydrolase family protein; translated protein: MNLPFRTLGVSPNAWTVNDAIADITRPQKPPQPVILSTETKTLRLDLAKAAILVIDMQNDFCHPDGWLAHIGVDVTPARQPIKPLNNLLPELRDAGVPVIWINWGNRPDLLNISAGSRHVYNPTGAGVGLGDPLPSNGARVLMAGSWAAAVVDELEQVPEDIRVDKYRMSGFWDTPLDSILRNLGSTTLFFAGVNADQCVLATLCDANFLGYDCVLVKDCSATTSPEYCWLATLYNVKQCFGFVTDSQEILTALQKSEE
- a CDS encoding cupin domain-containing protein, whose protein sequence is MYATRCVIPVIKSPKDYQVYRISPNDSNRLAIIFDSTNANTSLTCCIEIFDVGGQTPPNRHQWAVEMFFVLKGEAIAMCDGKSATIKAGDSLLVPPTGTHLIKNTGSTRLYTLTVMVPNEDFSELIRSGIPSELDAEDMAVLGRLNTLMPC
- a CDS encoding B12-binding domain-containing radical SAM protein, whose product is MTVNLKSLENPTYIAADSKTASNTKRTSYVPSNHRRILCIFPKYSRSFGTFHHAYPLMGNVRAFMPPQGILIVAAYLPQKWEVRFIDENVKSATRADYQWADAVIVSGMHIQKPQINQINELAHRAGKITVVGGPSVSGCPEYYPEFDILHLGELGDASDRMIEYLDQNLERPQRQIRFETKERLPLTEFPTPAYHLLDIDDYFLANVQFSSGCPYRCEFCDIPELYGNSPRMKTPEQVVAELDAMRQSGNMGAVYFVDDNFVGDRRAAMKLLPHLIDWQKRNGYPIQFACEATLNLAQSPKLLEMMREAYFCTIFCGIETPEPDALHAISKDQNLSMPILKAIQVLNSYGMEVVSGIIIGLDTDTPETADRIIEFIRASQIPMLTINLLHALPRTPLWRRLEAEGRLVFDESRESNVEFLMPYEQVVEMWRRCITTAYEPEFLYERFAYNMEHTYPNRIEVPNSPARTSGANIRKGLTYLTNILLRIGLFSNYRQTFWKMAKPALKAGDIENLIHVGLVGHHLIKFAQDCSKNEESASFYSQKILTKVRS
- the modA gene encoding molybdate ABC transporter substrate-binding protein: MKRRQIFGLLGIAVAGLLLAIGLPLVNPSAVIAQSNSTILVSAAASLKEALEEIKPLYQQSKSDVNITYNFGASGALQQQIEQGAPADIFISAGKKQVDALEQKGLLVTGSRANLANNRLVLIVAQDVVGITSFYNLTDSKIKKIAIGEPRSVPAGQYGEQVLKKLKLYNQVKPKLVFANNVRQVLAAVESGNAEAGLVYATDAKISNKVKVVVAADDKFHSPIVYPMAVIKSSKNIPAAKEFIQFLSGSEAKTVLKKYGFLVS